One window of the Rhipicephalus microplus isolate Deutch F79 chromosome 2, USDA_Rmic, whole genome shotgun sequence genome contains the following:
- the TfIIB gene encoding transcription factor IIB, with amino-acid sequence MASGSRGPNSRVFCPDHPDAALVEDYRAGDMICPQCGLVVGDRIVDVGTEWRVFSNEKSNSDPARVGASENPLLNGSDLATMIGKGTGDASFDESGTAKYQNRKTMSSADRALMNAFREISNMADRINLTKTIVDRANLLFKQVHDGKTLKGRSNDAIASACLYIACRQEGVPRTFKEICAVSKVSKKEIGRCFKLILKALETSVDLITTGDFMSRFCSNLGLPSSVQKAATHIARKAVELDIVPGRSPISVAAAAIYMASQASEDKKSQKEIGDIAGVADVTIRQSYKLMYPRAAELFPKDFKFFTPIEQLPQS; translated from the coding sequence ATGGCATCTGGGTCTCGCGGTCCTAACTCCCGGGTGTTCTGCCCCGACCACCCGGATGCCGCGTTGGTGGAGGACTACAGGGCGGGCGACATGATCTGCCCGCAGTGTGGACTCGTCGTCGGCGACAGGATCGTGGACGTGGGCACGGAGTGGAGAGTGTTCTCCAACGAAAAGAGCAACAGCGATCCGGCCCGAGTCGGAGCGTCCGAGAATCCTCTATTGAACGGCAGCGACCTGGCCACGATGATTGGCAAAGGAACGGGAGACGCTAGCTTCGACGAGTCCGGCACGGCAAAGTACCAGAACCGCAAAACCATGAGCAGCGCGGACCGAGCGCTCATGAACGCGTTCCGAGAGATCAGCAATATGGCAGACAGGATCAACCTGACCAAGACCATAGTGGACCGAGCGAACCTTCTCTTCAAGCAGGTCCACGACGGCAAGACGCTGAAAGGGCGCAGCAACGATGCGATCGCGTCCGCGTGCTTGTACATAGCTTGCCGCCAGGAAGGGGTGCCGCGCACCTTCAAGGAGATATGCGCCGTGTCCAAAGTCTCCAAAAAGGAAATCGGCCGTTGCTTCAAGCTCATTCTCAAGGCTCTGGAGACGAGCGTGGACCTCATCACGACCGGAGACTTTATGTCCCGGTTCTGTTCCAACTTGGGCCTGCCTTCGTCCGTTCAAAAGGCCGCCACGCACATAGCTCGCAAAGCCGTTGAGCTGGACATCGTTCCCGGTAGGAGTCCCAtttcggtggcggcggctgccaTCTACATGGCCTCGCAGGCCTCCGAAGACAAGAAGTCTCAAAAAGAAATCGGCGACATAGCTGGCGTGGCTGACGTGACCATACGGCAGTCGTATAAGCTCATGTACCCCCGCGCTGCCGAGCTGTTCCCCAAGGACTTCAAGTTCTTCACACCCATTGAGCAGCTGCCTCAGTCATGA